A region of Clostridia bacterium DNA encodes the following proteins:
- a CDS encoding RNA polymerase subunit sigma-70: MKLAMQNQIKNLALNGLGYKKIADILGISPDTVKSHLRRHPAEKSSLVCQQCGKPIEQRPNRKEKKYCSDRCRMAYWNSHQELVKKQAYYTLVCKCCGKEFVSYGNKNRKYCNRECYNRIRRKSA, translated from the coding sequence ATGAAATTAGCAATGCAGAACCAAATCAAAAATTTAGCGTTAAACGGTCTTGGCTATAAAAAGATAGCTGATATACTCGGCATCTCTCCCGATACCGTTAAATCACATTTACGCAGGCATCCGGCAGAGAAAAGCAGTTTAGTCTGTCAGCAATGCGGTAAGCCCATTGAGCAAAGACCGAACCGCAAAGAAAAGAAGTACTGTTCAGACAGATGTCGCATGGCGTATTGGAACAGTCACCAGGAGCTTGTCAAAAAGCAAGCCTATTACACTCTGGTTTGTAAATGCTGTGGAAAGGAGTTTGTAAGTTATGGCAACAAGAACCGTAAATACTGTAACCGCGAGTGCTACAACCGAATCCGCAGAAAGTCCGCTTGA